A genomic region of Dactylococcopsis salina PCC 8305 contains the following coding sequences:
- the lptB gene encoding LPS export ABC transporter ATP-binding protein: protein MSLVLKHIHKSYGKLTVVNGVSLMVSPGEIIGLLGPNGAGKTTTFYIATGLVKPDQGSVWLGEENITGLPIDRRSRLGIGYLPQQTSIFRHLTVADNLRLVLEQNGFSQRRKRQRLEGLLREFRLENIANTGGSRVSGGERRRTELARALAVGEKGPRFLLLDEPFAGVDPIAVSELQSLVEELRSQNMGILITDHNVRETLEITDRAYIMSQGGILAAGKAQELYNNPLVRQYYLGEQFEL, encoded by the coding sequence GTGAGTTTAGTCTTAAAACATATTCATAAGTCTTATGGGAAACTAACTGTGGTTAATGGGGTGAGTTTGATGGTTTCTCCAGGGGAGATTATCGGGTTACTCGGTCCCAATGGCGCGGGGAAAACAACGACTTTCTATATTGCTACGGGGTTAGTGAAGCCAGATCAAGGTAGTGTTTGGTTAGGAGAGGAGAATATTACTGGTTTACCGATCGATCGACGATCGCGCTTGGGAATTGGTTATCTGCCTCAACAAACTAGCATTTTTCGCCATCTGACGGTTGCGGATAATCTTCGTTTGGTTTTGGAACAAAATGGCTTTTCCCAACGGAGGAAGCGTCAACGTCTGGAAGGGTTATTAAGGGAGTTTCGTCTCGAAAATATTGCCAATACGGGGGGGAGTCGCGTCTCTGGTGGGGAAAGAAGACGCACTGAATTGGCGCGAGCTTTGGCGGTGGGAGAAAAGGGACCTCGGTTTTTATTGCTTGATGAACCGTTCGCTGGGGTTGATCCGATCGCGGTGTCGGAGTTACAGTCGCTGGTGGAGGAGCTTCGATCGCAAAATATGGGCATTTTAATCACGGATCATAATGTCCGAGAGACGCTAGAAATCACCGATCGAGCGTATATTATGAGTCAAGGAGGGATTCTGGCGGCGGGAAAGGCGCAAGAACTTTACAATAATCCTTTAGTCCGTCAATATTATCTTGGCGAACAGTTTGAGTTGTAA
- a CDS encoding LptA/OstA family protein — MFKQGLFFPLKSGFLAVTLLGMMAFSSTSSLAQSGNSNGQNTMTVQSDVQEANSETGVITARGNVQINYPLQALQATAAQAQYFRNERRLVLTGDVYVLQGENSIRAEKVVYLLEEGRFVATPKAEQQVRSTYVVPQPQDSSNSSLQQ, encoded by the coding sequence ATGTTTAAGCAAGGTTTATTTTTTCCTCTTAAGTCTGGTTTTCTCGCTGTTACTCTCTTGGGAATGATGGCGTTTTCTTCGACTTCTTCTCTGGCTCAATCGGGCAATTCTAATGGACAAAATACGATGACGGTTCAATCTGATGTTCAGGAAGCGAATTCGGAAACTGGGGTGATTACAGCGCGAGGAAATGTTCAAATTAATTATCCGCTTCAAGCGTTACAAGCGACGGCGGCGCAAGCGCAATATTTCCGCAATGAACGTCGTTTAGTTCTCACGGGTGATGTTTATGTGTTACAAGGGGAAAACAGTATTCGGGCGGAGAAAGTGGTTTATTTGTTGGAGGAGGGGCGATTTGTGGCGACTCCTAAAGCTGAACAACAGGTAAGATCGACTTATGTTGTTCCCCAGCCTCAAGATAGTTCTAATTCTTCTCTTCAACAATAG